A section of the Pedobacter sp. HDW13 genome encodes:
- a CDS encoding YafY family protein — MTNNDIKRISRLTAITTQLQSKRLLTAKSLSEKFGVSIRTIYRDVKALEQAGIPVLTLDGKGYSLMEDYRLPPVMLTEGEANALITAEQLVLKNKDASFIREYEQAIIKIKSVLRNQTKNKANLLSERIHFRINQEKEQTSNYLSDLQLALTNLRLAQINYTDEYENNTFRTIEPFALYSTQENWLMIAFCRLRSEYRAFRLDRIKTLNILSETFDTHNITLEQYFEICRQKYSANP, encoded by the coding sequence ATGACTAACAACGATATCAAGCGCATTTCCAGGTTAACGGCAATTACAACACAATTGCAGTCCAAACGTCTTTTAACAGCAAAATCACTATCAGAAAAATTCGGGGTAAGTATCCGAACCATTTACCGCGATGTTAAAGCCCTGGAGCAGGCCGGGATACCAGTGCTTACCTTAGATGGGAAAGGGTATTCCCTGATGGAAGATTACAGGCTTCCCCCAGTCATGCTAACTGAAGGAGAAGCGAATGCTTTAATTACTGCTGAGCAACTGGTATTGAAAAACAAAGATGCCTCCTTTATCAGGGAGTATGAGCAGGCCATTATTAAAATAAAATCTGTACTCAGGAACCAGACAAAAAATAAGGCCAACCTGCTTTCCGAACGCATTCATTTTAGGATTAACCAGGAAAAAGAACAAACCAGCAATTATTTGTCTGATCTTCAGCTTGCATTGACCAACCTGCGATTAGCTCAAATCAATTATACTGATGAATACGAGAACAATACCTTTAGAACCATTGAGCCTTTTGCTTTGTACAGTACCCAGGAAAACTGGCTTATGATAGCGTTTTGTCGCCTAAGGAGTGAGTACCGTGCTTTTAGGCTTGACAGGATTAAAACTTTGAATATACTTTCCGAAACATTCGATACCCATAATATTACACTTGAGCAATATTTTGAAATCTGCCGGCAAAAATATTCTGCTAACCCCTGA
- a CDS encoding DUF2975 domain-containing protein, with amino-acid sequence MSKRNNFVFKALHVIAWVIFVGLCIEAGGLLVNFIFSVFKPEFVGNLYQKLDLSKMYQQSQLAFFGMYGFLLVVSILKAMLFYILIMLLYKLDLSNPFNSHVANKIKSIAYYTFSIGIISLIATQVAKDLQQQGYETDKLDRFWEDGQAFILMAAVVYVISQIFNRGVELQNENDLTV; translated from the coding sequence ATGTCAAAAAGAAACAACTTCGTATTTAAAGCCCTGCACGTTATTGCCTGGGTAATTTTTGTCGGCTTGTGTATAGAAGCAGGCGGACTGTTGGTTAATTTTATTTTTAGTGTGTTCAAACCCGAGTTTGTGGGCAATCTGTACCAAAAATTAGATCTAAGTAAAATGTACCAGCAAAGCCAACTGGCTTTTTTTGGTATGTATGGTTTTTTATTGGTCGTATCAATTTTAAAGGCAATGCTTTTCTATATTTTGATCATGCTGCTTTACAAACTGGATTTATCCAATCCATTTAACAGCCATGTTGCCAACAAAATCAAAAGCATAGCTTATTACACATTTTCCATCGGCATCATTAGCCTTATTGCCACGCAGGTTGCAAAAGACTTACAGCAACAAGGATACGAAACCGACAAATTAGACCGGTTTTGGGAAGACGGTCAGGCTTTTATTTTGATGGCGGCTGTTGTGTATGTTATATCACAAATTTTTAATAGAGGTGTAGAACTCCAAAACGAAAACGACTTAACTGTATAA
- a CDS encoding helix-turn-helix transcriptional regulator — protein MPIIVNLDVMMAKRKISLNELSEKVELTLSNLSILKTGKAKAIRFSTLEAICKALNCQPADILEYIDET, from the coding sequence ATGCCAATTATTGTAAACTTAGATGTAATGATGGCCAAGCGAAAGATTTCGCTTAACGAGCTATCAGAAAAAGTTGAGCTGACCCTCTCTAACTTATCCATTTTAAAAACCGGAAAAGCGAAAGCCATACGTTTTAGCACTTTAGAAGCTATCTGTAAGGCACTCAATTGTCAGCCTGCCGATATTCTTGAATATATAGATGAAACCTAA
- a CDS encoding DUF4185 domain-containing protein, protein MKAFVSLLLLSFTASISLWAQGLDSIRFKVSAAPEWTNLFNRTDGWFGGDGIYSIALNGKESSPPKAKKTLFIFSDSMIGKVSGGKMEPNAVMIHNAVAVLDGNEPDPNKISFSWKKVNQKPESIFVPKTPLTQAGDYYWLGDGFVNQDLDNATFIFGYRIKSTGGGAFGFAEVGNTLIKIKAGEALPFQNYEQKDTPFYLEQDGETGSFGAGIYINTKQAGEVNADGYIYVYGTFGKTKKLLVARVLPKDFENYNKWSYWDGANWQADIKKSAAVTDQVSNELSLSQLPNGRYALVFQQSGIGRHICMQLGKTPYGPFGKVIKLWGTSEAIELKSFFTYNAKAHPGLSKKGELLISYNVNSFDFFKDLQAHPNLYRPRFIRVKFERM, encoded by the coding sequence ATGAAAGCTTTTGTATCCCTATTATTGCTAAGTTTTACTGCTTCTATATCACTATGGGCACAGGGGCTGGATAGCATCAGGTTTAAAGTATCTGCTGCACCGGAATGGACCAATCTGTTTAACAGAACGGATGGCTGGTTCGGGGGCGACGGGATTTACAGCATTGCATTAAACGGGAAAGAGTCATCGCCGCCTAAAGCGAAAAAGACATTGTTTATTTTTAGCGATAGTATGATCGGGAAGGTAAGCGGTGGCAAAATGGAACCTAACGCCGTAATGATTCACAATGCGGTGGCGGTGCTGGATGGTAATGAGCCCGATCCCAATAAAATCAGTTTTAGTTGGAAAAAGGTCAATCAAAAACCCGAATCTATCTTCGTACCCAAAACACCATTAACGCAAGCTGGCGACTATTACTGGCTTGGTGATGGTTTTGTAAACCAGGATCTAGATAATGCCACTTTCATTTTTGGTTACCGCATTAAAAGTACAGGTGGCGGTGCTTTTGGTTTTGCCGAAGTGGGCAATACTTTGATTAAAATTAAAGCCGGCGAGGCTTTGCCTTTTCAAAATTACGAACAAAAGGATACGCCTTTTTATCTCGAGCAAGATGGTGAAACTGGTTCTTTTGGGGCCGGCATTTATATAAATACGAAGCAGGCCGGCGAAGTAAATGCTGATGGCTACATTTATGTGTATGGTACTTTCGGTAAAACCAAGAAACTTTTGGTTGCCAGGGTTCTACCAAAAGATTTTGAAAACTATAACAAATGGAGTTACTGGGACGGAGCCAACTGGCAGGCCGACATTAAAAAATCGGCAGCGGTAACGGATCAGGTGTCAAACGAGCTCAGTCTTTCGCAACTGCCCAATGGACGTTACGCACTGGTATTTCAGCAAAGCGGTATCGGCAGGCATATCTGTATGCAGCTGGGAAAAACACCTTATGGCCCTTTTGGTAAAGTAATTAAACTGTGGGGTACTTCGGAAGCCATTGAATTGAAATCATTTTTTACTTATAATGCAAAAGCACATCCGGGTTTATCCAAAAAGGGCGAATTGCTGATTAGTTACAATGTAAACTCATTCGATTTTTTTAAGGACCTGCAAGCGCATCCTAATCTTTACAGACCGAGGTTTATCAGGGTGAAATTTGAAAGGATGTAA
- a CDS encoding HRDC domain-containing protein, with amino-acid sequence MNTPDPDNQLLLDFLATTNQPMFLTGKAGTGKTTLLRKIRENTKKNYAVVAPTAVAAINAGGVTLHSFFQIPFGPLIPVVDENTEAPFKYSDEKTRLLRCLDLLIIDEISMVRVDIIDFIDRTLKRVKGSNRAFGGVQLLMIGDLYQLSPIFHDAWHILGSYYQSPYFFDSLIFKSTPMITFTLEKVYRQSDPVFLDILNGMRENDLSALLLAKLNERYDPSLNQEWKDDYITLTTHNQLVNEINKGCLEKLDGEIFDFDAEVSGDFPKDAYPTDEKLQLKLGAQVIFIKNDSSGKKQYYNGKAAKVTAISQDNIKVAFTDGGREIEVEKEIWQNVKYNLSEEDNKINENSTGSFAQYPFKLAWAITVHKSQGLTFDKAILDVSTAFTHGQAYVALSRCRSLEGLILKSPVAAENIITDAKVISFTKTSHQEKPSTELLERCSQQYAWGLIHELLDFSLVAKDWEKLGRSKLIDKDEKNAFLALYEQGNQLLQNEIFKVARSFIAKEYAKVSTSRHPAAESTFMERLQKASDYFIPKLKQVIALMDRIVAINFYNDSHSDKLLTLLKDCKEALNIKLALFNISWNPFSIQNYVDTLHSSSNKQPGEKKQVKTSIKPKEISNPQVYKNLVEWRKTIATQRGTADHAVLSDLALLSIAERMPRTTDQLAALKSVGIGNAKELGQQITRIVNAHLGTSELF; translated from the coding sequence ATGAATACGCCCGATCCGGACAACCAACTCCTTTTAGATTTTTTAGCCACAACCAACCAGCCTATGTTTTTAACGGGCAAGGCCGGTACTGGAAAAACCACCCTGTTGCGCAAAATCAGGGAAAACACCAAAAAAAATTATGCCGTGGTGGCTCCTACCGCTGTTGCGGCCATAAATGCGGGTGGGGTTACACTGCACTCGTTTTTTCAGATTCCTTTTGGGCCTTTGATTCCGGTTGTTGACGAAAATACAGAAGCTCCATTTAAATATTCTGACGAGAAAACCAGACTGCTGCGCTGCCTCGATCTTTTAATTATCGATGAGATCAGTATGGTGCGTGTAGATATTATCGATTTTATTGATCGTACTTTAAAAAGAGTAAAAGGGTCGAACCGTGCTTTTGGTGGCGTACAGCTACTCATGATCGGTGATTTGTACCAACTTTCGCCCATCTTTCATGATGCCTGGCATATATTAGGCAGCTATTATCAAAGTCCTTATTTCTTCGATAGCCTGATTTTCAAATCCACTCCGATGATTACGTTTACCCTGGAAAAGGTATACCGCCAAAGCGACCCGGTGTTTCTGGATATTTTAAACGGCATGCGCGAAAACGACCTCAGTGCGCTTTTATTGGCCAAACTCAACGAACGTTACGATCCATCGTTAAACCAGGAATGGAAAGACGATTATATTACCCTTACCACACACAACCAGCTGGTAAACGAAATAAACAAAGGCTGTTTAGAAAAACTGGATGGTGAAATATTTGATTTTGATGCCGAAGTAAGTGGCGATTTCCCGAAGGATGCCTACCCTACTGATGAAAAATTGCAGCTGAAGCTTGGTGCACAGGTTATTTTTATCAAAAATGATTCGTCGGGCAAAAAGCAATATTACAACGGGAAAGCAGCCAAAGTAACAGCCATTAGCCAGGATAATATTAAAGTAGCCTTTACAGATGGTGGCCGGGAAATTGAGGTTGAAAAAGAAATCTGGCAGAATGTTAAATACAACCTCAGCGAAGAAGACAACAAAATAAACGAAAACAGTACCGGCTCTTTCGCTCAATACCCTTTTAAACTGGCATGGGCCATTACCGTGCACAAAAGTCAGGGATTAACTTTTGATAAGGCCATATTAGATGTAAGCACTGCATTTACGCATGGACAGGCCTATGTTGCACTAAGCCGTTGCCGAAGTCTGGAAGGCCTGATTTTGAAATCGCCGGTGGCTGCAGAAAATATCATTACCGATGCCAAAGTAATCAGTTTTACAAAAACAAGTCACCAGGAAAAACCCTCTACTGAATTATTGGAACGCTGTAGCCAGCAATACGCCTGGGGACTAATACACGAGCTATTGGATTTTTCGCTGGTGGCCAAAGACTGGGAAAAACTCGGCCGCTCCAAACTGATTGATAAAGACGAGAAAAACGCTTTTTTAGCTTTATACGAACAAGGTAACCAACTGCTACAAAACGAAATTTTTAAAGTTGCCCGTAGCTTTATCGCAAAAGAATATGCCAAAGTTTCTACTTCGAGGCATCCAGCAGCCGAAAGCACTTTTATGGAGCGGCTGCAAAAAGCATCTGATTATTTTATTCCAAAACTGAAGCAGGTTATTGCGCTAATGGATAGGATTGTAGCCATCAATTTCTACAACGATAGCCATTCGGATAAACTATTAACCCTGCTAAAAGATTGCAAAGAAGCTTTAAATATTAAACTGGCCTTATTTAATATTTCGTGGAATCCCTTTTCGATTCAAAACTACGTTGATACCCTGCACTCCAGCAGCAATAAACAGCCAGGTGAAAAGAAGCAGGTAAAAACGAGCATCAAACCAAAAGAAATCAGCAACCCGCAGGTGTACAAAAACCTGGTTGAATGGAGAAAAACCATTGCAACACAAAGGGGAACTGCCGATCATGCTGTACTTTCTGATCTGGCGCTCCTTTCTATTGCCGAACGGATGCCACGCACAACCGACCAGCTGGCTGCATTAAAGAGTGTTGGTATTGGCAATGCCAAAGAACTTGGTCAACAAATAACCCGCATTGTTAACGCTCATTTGGGCACCAGCGAATTATTTTAA
- a CDS encoding Hsp70 family protein, which yields MSKFLYGIDFGTTNSALSIYDEEKREIVDTISIPSLIYFTETKSMVDGESHIVGEKAIDAYLNDGMKGRFIKSIKQILSRTTFTETRIHNKRYTASDLVTLILKDLKDKADKIIGEDCHRAIIGRPVFFDDDNTMKDTLAQTRLKKAAESAGFTQVRFQFEPIGAAFAYEKTITQKERVLVADLGGGTTDFTYLVLDPAKVGSKDRKNDMIASGGIYIGGDSLDSAFMWEKGTPYFGKNTTYEATPGKVLNVPKSLFANICTWDKMNFFNGLKIQKEIEEYYYYSGNDPKFKNLITLIENNLGYSLFRSIERTKIELSDQSLSNFAYSNMEIEIDEDISIEQYNGIIEKDIHKIENYLNQFMETYKVKPQDIDCLFLTGGTSMVAAVQQLFKNKFPHIPLNSGDNFKSVAKGLAYSGYLFED from the coding sequence ATGAGTAAGTTTTTATACGGAATAGATTTCGGAACAACCAATTCGGCCCTTTCTATTTATGATGAAGAAAAAAGAGAAATTGTAGATACCATCTCAATCCCTTCGTTAATTTATTTTACCGAAACCAAAAGCATGGTAGATGGCGAAAGCCATATTGTGGGCGAGAAAGCTATTGATGCTTACCTGAATGATGGCATGAAAGGGCGGTTTATCAAATCGATTAAACAAATCCTATCGCGCACTACTTTTACCGAAACCCGCATCCACAACAAACGCTATACAGCATCAGATCTGGTTACCTTAATCCTTAAAGATTTAAAAGATAAAGCCGATAAGATTATTGGCGAAGATTGCCACAGGGCCATTATTGGCCGACCGGTATTCTTCGACGACGATAATACCATGAAAGATACACTAGCACAAACAAGGCTAAAAAAGGCAGCCGAAAGTGCAGGTTTTACCCAGGTACGCTTTCAGTTCGAACCCATTGGCGCAGCCTTTGCTTACGAAAAAACCATCACTCAAAAAGAACGTGTATTGGTAGCCGATTTAGGTGGAGGAACAACAGATTTCACTTATCTGGTGCTCGACCCTGCCAAGGTGGGTAGCAAAGACCGTAAAAACGATATGATTGCTTCTGGTGGCATTTATATTGGTGGAGATAGCCTTGATTCGGCCTTTATGTGGGAAAAAGGCACACCGTATTTTGGAAAAAACACCACATACGAAGCCACGCCGGGTAAGGTGCTCAACGTACCCAAATCACTTTTTGCAAACATTTGCACCTGGGATAAGATGAATTTCTTTAATGGATTAAAAATCCAGAAAGAGATTGAAGAATATTACTACTACTCCGGCAACGACCCTAAATTCAAAAATCTGATAACCCTGATCGAAAATAACCTGGGTTATTCGCTGTTCAGATCGATCGAAAGAACGAAGATCGAGTTATCTGACCAGTCTTTATCTAACTTCGCTTATTCCAATATGGAAATCGAAATTGACGAAGATATTTCTATTGAACAGTATAACGGAATCATCGAAAAAGACATACATAAAATTGAAAATTACCTCAATCAATTTATGGAGACTTATAAGGTTAAACCGCAGGATATTGATTGTTTGTTTTTAACTGGCGGTACCTCGATGGTTGCAGCAGTACAACAGTTGTTTAAAAACAAATTCCCGCACATCCCCCTAAACTCGGGCGACAATTTTAAAAGTGTAGCTAAGGGATTAGCCTACAGCGGTTATTTATTTGAGGATTAA
- a CDS encoding AraC family transcriptional regulator: MIQLEPISGIFKRERALLAAFPMRMLIVKEGTGFLCMNSGDYMLVNRRIFFIPEEGLVRLEGEIKSGYWLSFSSLLYAEFLLQHLDPMAKNLFLNLSFRDLEVSESAKTYSLLDQLKREINARKDLSFLAQYLSLFLGYTAGLDGYLAALTLDELQQVLRFRAILEQYYKQERSIQFYAEGMGMSAGKLNRFLDHVLGKSLAVLIKDRIMREAEALLTHSDYTVDEIATMLGFEQTANFNSSFKRYKGISVFQFSKMALLN; the protein is encoded by the coding sequence ATGATACAGCTGGAGCCAATTAGCGGAATTTTTAAGAGAGAGCGTGCGCTTTTGGCGGCATTTCCTATGCGAATGCTGATTGTTAAAGAGGGGACTGGCTTTTTATGTATGAATTCTGGCGATTACATGCTGGTAAACAGAAGAATATTCTTTATTCCTGAAGAAGGTTTGGTTAGGTTGGAAGGTGAAATTAAATCGGGTTATTGGCTTAGTTTTAGTAGTTTGCTGTATGCTGAGTTTTTGCTGCAGCATTTAGATCCGATGGCTAAAAATTTATTCCTTAACTTATCTTTTAGGGATTTGGAAGTTTCCGAATCTGCCAAAACCTATAGTTTGCTCGATCAGTTGAAGAGAGAGATTAATGCCCGAAAAGACCTGTCGTTTCTGGCACAATACTTATCATTATTTTTAGGTTATACAGCGGGCTTAGATGGTTATCTGGCAGCTTTAACGCTCGATGAATTGCAACAGGTACTGCGTTTTAGGGCAATTTTGGAACAGTACTATAAGCAGGAACGGTCAATTCAGTTTTATGCCGAAGGAATGGGAATGAGCGCAGGCAAGCTAAACCGCTTTTTAGACCATGTTTTGGGAAAAAGCCTGGCGGTTTTAATTAAAGACCGCATTATGCGCGAAGCCGAAGCCTTATTGACCCATAGCGACTATACTGTAGATGAAATAGCTACAATGCTTGGTTTTGAACAAACGGCTAATTTTAACAGCAGTTTTAAACGTTATAAAGGAATATCGGTATTTCAGTTTAGCAAGATGGCGCTGTTGAATTGA
- a CDS encoding cold-shock protein has product MQGTVKFFNESKGFGFVITESGEEVFVHVTGLIDKVKQNDKVTFEIAQGKKGANAINVKLA; this is encoded by the coding sequence ATGCAAGGAACAGTAAAATTTTTTAACGAATCTAAAGGTTTTGGATTTGTAATTACCGAAAGCGGAGAAGAGGTCTTTGTTCACGTTACAGGGCTGATTGATAAAGTAAAACAAAACGATAAAGTAACGTTTGAAATAGCACAGGGCAAAAAAGGCGCCAATGCCATTAATGTGAAACTGGCGTAA
- a CDS encoding cold shock domain-containing protein gives MAKQLKLFCMTGVITAYNKQRGFGLISQLLVAESIYFDIADCKAKGLYVGSSVEFDTQITKRGIVAKNIMAIAKYKPRVKTCL, from the coding sequence ATGGCTAAACAATTAAAACTATTTTGTATGACCGGAGTTATTACTGCTTATAATAAACAAAGGGGATTTGGGCTAATTTCTCAGCTCCTGGTTGCGGAAAGTATTTATTTCGATATTGCAGATTGTAAAGCGAAAGGTTTGTATGTTGGTAGCTCGGTAGAATTTGATACCCAGATTACGAAAAGGGGCATAGTGGCCAAAAATATCATGGCTATAGCTAAATATAAGCCCAGAGTTAAAACATGTTTGTGA
- a CDS encoding PQQ-dependent sugar dehydrogenase has translation MKTIFTLLLSAAALISATTINKNTYQSKKTSFLSFDKTDTPDQDRFVKVTLAQGEFTEPTEMAVLPNLDILVTQRRGEILIYKNQTKKLKEAGKLDVYFKTNAPGVNAEEGLLGMAADPKFAVNKYVYLFYSPFDKSVNRLSRFKLVNDQIVKESEKIVLEFYSQRDICCHTGGSIAFGSDGLLYVSTGDNSTPFDAPNQKFVNKGYAPLDNRKGFEQYDARRSSGNTNDLRGKILRIKVNEDATYSIPDGNLFPKNDPKSRPEIYVMGNRNPYRISVDQKTNFLYWGEVGPDASDDDALRGPRGYDEVNQARKAGNFGWPLFIGNNYAYKAYDFTNGANGDAFNPATPINNSPNNTGLTQLPPTQPAFIWYPYGLSSEFPQVGAGGRTAMAGPVYYTKPNSPYPAYYNGKLIIYEWVRGWVKAVTMDAAGNYISMEPFLSKVSLAAPIDMELGPDGKLYILEYGKGWFSKNPDAAITRIDYMKGNRPPSVESLDIAKTSGLLPYKLTATVKAKDPDGDALSYVWNLGKGITKTTTTPTLQYTFTKAGEYPVSVTVMDKSKAAAKSQVIPVFAGNEHPAVDILLAGNKSFYFPNKVIDYKVLVNDKGAKVNNSRIYISNTYTQGTDMAGAQLGHQQAAQTVVGKALMLKSDCSTCHKESAVSIGPAFERVAAKYKNDSKAVDYLASKVIGGSHGVWGEVPMPAHSAMKEAEVKKITEWIMTLGNKETISASLPTSGKIVPPATVDKKKSVMTLKASYTDAGAKGLKPLTTTNLINLRSSVIDAEDIKEVKGFEKKDIYGGEKLVLTRDNGWLALKDIDLTGIASFGFSFANLAPGTEGEIEIRLDSKDGAVVGKSTFTKAVPVNLLTDGKLHSLYFIFKGVKSEDKNNKLVIQSVIVEPK, from the coding sequence ATGAAAACTATTTTTACACTATTGCTATCTGCTGCTGCCCTCATTTCGGCAACAACAATTAACAAAAACACCTATCAAAGCAAAAAAACATCCTTTTTATCTTTTGATAAAACCGATACTCCTGATCAGGATCGCTTTGTAAAAGTTACCCTTGCACAGGGAGAATTTACCGAACCAACAGAAATGGCTGTTCTGCCCAACCTGGATATTTTGGTTACTCAGCGAAGGGGCGAAATACTGATTTATAAGAACCAAACCAAAAAGCTTAAAGAGGCTGGCAAACTCGATGTTTATTTTAAAACCAATGCACCCGGAGTTAACGCCGAAGAAGGCTTGCTGGGTATGGCTGCCGATCCGAAATTTGCCGTAAACAAATACGTTTACCTTTTTTACAGCCCGTTCGATAAATCGGTAAACAGATTATCTCGATTTAAACTGGTTAACGACCAGATTGTTAAAGAATCGGAAAAAATTGTTCTTGAGTTTTATTCGCAACGCGACATTTGCTGCCACACTGGTGGTTCAATTGCCTTTGGATCAGACGGATTATTGTATGTTTCTACAGGAGATAACTCCACTCCTTTTGATGCACCAAACCAAAAATTTGTAAATAAAGGCTATGCACCACTCGATAACCGGAAAGGATTTGAACAATATGATGCCAGAAGATCATCGGGAAATACGAATGATTTAAGGGGCAAAATTTTAAGGATAAAAGTTAATGAAGATGCTACTTATAGCATTCCCGATGGCAACCTTTTCCCTAAAAACGATCCTAAAAGTCGCCCCGAAATTTATGTAATGGGCAACCGGAATCCGTACCGCATTTCTGTTGATCAGAAAACCAACTTTTTATACTGGGGTGAAGTTGGTCCGGATGCCAGTGATGACGATGCATTAAGAGGCCCGAGAGGCTACGATGAAGTTAACCAGGCCCGTAAAGCCGGTAATTTTGGCTGGCCTTTATTTATTGGAAATAACTATGCATACAAAGCTTACGATTTTACCAATGGTGCAAACGGCGATGCTTTCAATCCTGCGACGCCGATTAACAATTCGCCAAACAATACAGGCTTAACCCAGCTTCCACCTACCCAACCAGCATTTATCTGGTATCCTTATGGCTTATCTAGCGAATTTCCGCAGGTTGGTGCCGGTGGGCGTACAGCTATGGCCGGTCCGGTTTATTATACTAAGCCCAATTCGCCTTATCCTGCTTATTACAACGGAAAATTGATTATTTACGAATGGGTACGTGGTTGGGTAAAAGCAGTAACCATGGATGCTGCCGGCAATTACATCAGTATGGAGCCTTTCTTGTCTAAAGTTTCGTTAGCTGCACCAATTGATATGGAACTGGGTCCGGATGGGAAACTGTATATCCTGGAATACGGAAAAGGCTGGTTCTCTAAAAACCCCGATGCAGCCATTACCCGTATAGATTACATGAAAGGAAACCGTCCGCCAAGTGTAGAAAGTTTAGATATAGCAAAAACAAGTGGTTTATTACCTTATAAATTAACAGCTACTGTTAAGGCTAAAGATCCGGATGGTGATGCGCTTAGCTACGTGTGGAACCTGGGTAAAGGAATTACTAAAACTACAACTACACCAACATTGCAATATACTTTTACCAAAGCTGGCGAATACCCGGTAAGCGTAACCGTTATGGATAAAAGTAAAGCTGCTGCCAAAAGCCAGGTTATCCCGGTTTTTGCAGGCAACGAGCATCCGGCTGTTGATATACTTTTAGCCGGAAACAAAAGTTTTTACTTCCCAAACAAAGTGATAGATTATAAAGTGCTGGTAAACGATAAAGGTGCAAAAGTTAATAATAGCCGTATTTACATCTCAAACACCTACACCCAGGGAACTGATATGGCTGGTGCGCAACTGGGTCACCAACAAGCCGCACAAACAGTAGTTGGAAAAGCATTGATGTTAAAGTCAGATTGCAGCACCTGCCATAAAGAATCGGCAGTTTCAATTGGCCCTGCCTTTGAAAGAGTTGCCGCAAAATATAAAAATGATAGTAAGGCCGTTGATTATCTGGCTTCGAAAGTAATTGGTGGCAGTCACGGTGTTTGGGGCGAGGTGCCTATGCCGGCACACAGTGCCATGAAAGAGGCTGAGGTTAAAAAGATTACCGAGTGGATTATGACTTTGGGCAACAAGGAAACGATTTCAGCCTCACTACCCACTTCTGGTAAGATTGTTCCTCCTGCTACCGTTGATAAAAAGAAATCGGTAATGACACTTAAAGCAAGTTATACTGATGCAGGTGCAAAAGGATTAAAGCCTTTAACCACTACCAACTTAATTAACCTGAGAAGCAGTGTAATTGATGCCGAGGACATTAAAGAAGTTAAAGGCTTTGAAAAGAAGGATATTTATGGTGGCGAAAAACTTGTCTTAACCCGCGATAATGGCTGGTTAGCTTTAAAAGACATCGATTTAACCGGTATTGCAAGTTTTGGTTTTTCATTTGCAAACTTAGCACCTGGCACCGAAGGTGAAATTGAAATCAGACTTGATAGTAAAGATGGGGCCGTAGTCGGGAAATCTACATTTACCAAAGCTGTACCTGTAAATCTGCTCACCGATGGAAAGCTTCACTCCCTTTATTTTATATTTAAGGGTGTAAAATCTGAAGATAAAAATAATAAGCTCGTTATTCAATCTGTAATAGTCGAGCCAAAATAA
- a CDS encoding HAD family phosphatase produces MQNIKNIIFDYGNVIFDIDFRIAQASFQKLGITDVETFFAHKAHNSLFDDFETGAISPAEFRAGIRAAANQPQLTDQQIDDAWNSLLIGTIQQNHDLLLEVKSKYRTFLLSNNNEIHYDWIINYLQAAFKINNYDDYFEKAYFSQHMKLRKPNTNIFEQVLKENNLNPAETLFIDDSPQHIEGAKKVGLNTLLMTEKPAQLASFLKTNGIL; encoded by the coding sequence ATGCAAAATATTAAAAACATCATTTTTGATTACGGCAACGTAATATTCGATATAGATTTTAGAATCGCACAGGCATCTTTCCAAAAACTGGGCATTACCGATGTAGAAACCTTTTTTGCACATAAGGCCCACAACAGTTTATTTGATGATTTTGAAACCGGAGCCATTTCTCCGGCCGAATTCAGAGCAGGTATCAGGGCGGCCGCCAACCAACCTCAACTTACCGACCAGCAGATTGATGATGCGTGGAACAGCTTATTGATTGGTACCATACAACAAAACCACGATTTACTGTTAGAGGTTAAATCAAAATACCGTACGTTTTTGCTAAGCAACAATAACGAAATCCACTACGATTGGATTATCAACTACCTGCAGGCTGCTTTTAAAATCAACAATTACGACGATTATTTCGAAAAGGCATATTTTTCGCAGCACATGAAACTGCGCAAGCCAAACACCAATATTTTCGAACAGGTATTAAAAGAGAACAACTTAAACCCAGCCGAAACCTTGTTTATAGATGATAGTCCGCAACATATTGAAGGCGCTAAAAAAGTAGGTTTAAATACTTTGTTAATGACCGAAAAACCAGCGCAATTAGCCTCGTTTCTAAAAACAAACGGAATTTTGTAA